Proteins co-encoded in one Dehalogenimonas sp. WBC-2 genomic window:
- a CDS encoding mobile element protein yields the protein MSTTTELTPLLKRLKLGAMLPTLPERLSLARRDQLDHAIFLQILLSDEVNRRDTRNLENHLQKAGFEEICRLQDFNWESGVTIDRQLVDTVFSLDFLNRQEHVLLVGPVGVGKSFLAQAVGYTAVCAGHSVRFTRADNFFRDLAQSRVDHTLEKTFRSYLCPDLLILDDFGLQKLSAQQSTDLYELIVARHRKSSLVITSNRAVDEWLGLFDDPILGNSALDRLANASYQIVIEGTSYRQKQSPHRRKGGGRLTPLTLPP from the coding sequence ATGAGCACGACAACCGAACTGACGCCGCTCTTAAAGCGACTCAAATTGGGAGCCATGCTGCCGACGCTGCCGGAACGGCTGTCCCTGGCCCGGCGCGACCAGCTGGATCACGCCATCTTCCTGCAGATACTGCTTTCAGACGAGGTTAACCGGCGCGACACCCGCAATCTTGAAAACCATCTCCAGAAAGCCGGATTCGAGGAGATTTGCCGGCTGCAGGACTTCAACTGGGAGAGCGGCGTCACCATCGACCGGCAACTAGTCGACACCGTCTTTTCACTCGATTTCCTTAACCGACAGGAACACGTGCTTCTGGTCGGCCCGGTCGGTGTCGGCAAGTCTTTCCTGGCCCAGGCCGTCGGCTACACCGCCGTCTGCGCTGGGCACAGTGTCCGTTTCACCCGCGCCGACAACTTCTTCCGGGATCTGGCCCAGTCGCGAGTCGATCACACGCTGGAGAAGACATTCCGCTCCTACCTGTGCCCTGACCTGCTCATCCTCGACGACTTTGGGCTGCAGAAACTGAGCGCCCAGCAATCCACCGACCTTTACGAACTCATCGTGGCCAGGCACCGTAAATCCAGCCTGGTCATCACGAGTAATCGGGCGGTGGACGAATGGCTGGGGCTATTCGACGACCCAATCCTGGGTAACAGCGCGCTGGACCGGCTGGCTAACGCCAGCTACCAGATCGTGATTGAAGGCACCAGCTATCGGCAGAAGCAATCACCGCATCGCCGGAAAGGAGGAGGGAGATTGACGCCATTGACCCTACCCCCGTAA
- a CDS encoding mobile element protein has product MGYKEFSRVEIIEIIRRWQAGASVRGLARVSGLSRNTIKKYIQSAQNCGLTSTGPPPDDSQVIKLVQMNTAGRRAATGCPTEEILAPWVDQVRRWLQEDRLLLTRVQELLNQKGCQVAYTSLRRFVARHGWGKANQTTVRMADTMPGEVAEMDFGRLGMIWDPASNRKRLVWALVIVLAYSRHSFVWPLFQQQLSDVIEGLEAGWAFFRGLPRFLVIDNFPAAVAGPDPLDPKLTRGFLEYAQHRSFFADPARVRHPKDKPKVENGVRYVRERFFKGGDFRSLADLRAQAREWCLKTAGQRVHGTTQRLPLVVFQEEERAKLATWNDEPYDLPDWKTVTVHPDHHITYKYSLYSAPSASSPPGTKLEVRGDSKTVRLYRRGVLVKIHPRQPRGDRATDPDDYPAELTAYTMRSPNHLKRQLADLGNGVGEFADRLLSGPTPWSKLRQAQKMLRMGERYTPVRLDAACRRALSVDLIDVRRLERILMEALESEPEIQVMASSPPPGRFARPGNVFAICAGGNS; this is encoded by the coding sequence ATGGGATACAAGGAGTTTTCAAGGGTGGAAATAATCGAAATCATACGTCGCTGGCAGGCCGGTGCCAGCGTGCGCGGCCTGGCCCGAGTATCCGGCCTATCTCGGAACACGATAAAGAAGTACATTCAATCGGCCCAGAACTGTGGTTTGACCAGCACCGGGCCGCCGCCGGATGATTCCCAGGTGATCAAGCTGGTGCAGATGAACACCGCCGGTCGCCGCGCGGCGACCGGGTGCCCGACCGAAGAAATACTTGCTCCATGGGTGGACCAGGTGCGGCGATGGCTTCAGGAAGATCGCCTGCTGCTGACCAGGGTGCAGGAGCTGCTGAATCAAAAGGGCTGCCAGGTGGCGTATACTTCGCTCCGGCGCTTTGTGGCCAGGCACGGCTGGGGCAAAGCCAACCAGACCACGGTGCGCATGGCGGACACCATGCCGGGAGAGGTGGCAGAGATGGACTTCGGCCGCCTGGGAATGATCTGGGATCCAGCGAGCAATCGGAAGCGACTCGTCTGGGCGCTGGTCATCGTCCTGGCTTATTCCCGCCACAGCTTTGTTTGGCCGCTGTTCCAACAGCAGCTTAGCGACGTCATCGAAGGACTGGAGGCGGGCTGGGCCTTCTTCAGAGGTCTTCCGCGATTCCTGGTGATCGACAATTTTCCGGCGGCGGTGGCCGGGCCGGATCCACTAGATCCCAAGCTCACCCGCGGTTTCCTGGAATATGCTCAGCATCGAAGTTTCTTCGCCGATCCGGCCCGGGTACGCCATCCCAAGGACAAACCCAAAGTCGAAAACGGCGTGCGCTACGTGAGGGAGCGCTTTTTCAAAGGCGGGGATTTCCGTAGTCTCGCCGACCTGCGCGCCCAGGCCAGAGAGTGGTGCCTGAAAACCGCCGGCCAGAGAGTCCACGGTACCACCCAGCGCCTGCCGCTGGTAGTCTTCCAAGAAGAGGAGCGAGCCAAGCTGGCCACGTGGAACGACGAGCCTTACGACTTGCCTGATTGGAAAACCGTGACCGTCCATCCCGACCACCATATCACCTACAAATACTCCCTGTACTCGGCGCCGAGCGCTTCTTCCCCGCCGGGAACAAAGCTGGAAGTCAGGGGCGACAGCAAGACGGTGCGGCTCTATCGCCGCGGCGTACTGGTCAAAATCCACCCACGGCAGCCGCGTGGCGACCGCGCCACTGATCCTGATGATTATCCGGCCGAGCTGACCGCCTACACCATGAGGTCTCCTAACCATCTGAAGCGCCAACTGGCTGATCTTGGCAACGGCGTCGGGGAGTTTGCCGACCGGTTACTCAGTGGTCCCACGCCCTGGTCCAAGCTTCGCCAGGCACAGAAGATGCTTCGGATGGGAGAGCGCTATACCCCGGTGCGACTCGATGCCGCCTGCCGGCGGGCACTGTCCGTGGATCTCATCGATGTCCGCAGGCTTGAGCGCATCTTGATGGAAGCCCTTGAGAGTGAGCCGGAGATCCAGGTGATGGCCTCATCGCCGCCGCCGGGCCGTTTCGCCCGGCCGGGTAATGTCTTTGCCATCTGCGCCGGAGGAAACTCATGA
- a CDS encoding mobile element protein, with translation MIRKRFTEEQIITVLKEAEAGAKIGELCRKHGVSDATYYKWKAKYAGLSVSELKRLKTLEDENRRLKQIVADQALDNWALKELLAKNF, from the coding sequence TTGATCAGGAAAAGGTTCACCGAAGAGCAAATCATCACCGTGCTCAAAGAGGCCGAAGCCGGGGCTAAAATCGGCGAATTGTGCCGAAAGCATGGAGTCAGTGACGCCACCTACTATAAGTGGAAAGCCAAATATGCGGGTCTTTCCGTTAGTGAGCTTAAACGGCTTAAAACTCTGGAAGATGAAAACCGCCGTCTCAAGCAGATCGTGGCCGACCAGGCGCTTGATAATTGGGCGC